A region of Panicum virgatum strain AP13 chromosome 8N, P.virgatum_v5, whole genome shotgun sequence DNA encodes the following proteins:
- the LOC120684998 gene encoding probable acylpyruvase FAHD2, mitochondrial: MYQVSKSAITNPDDLELWPKVDDERRQKGSTNDMLFKIPLLISYISSIMTLMEGDVILTGTPEGVGPVRVGQKIKAGITDLIDVEFDVQMRNWSFSGDAISNE, from the exons ATGTACCAG GTATCCAAATCAGCTATCACTAATCCTGATGATTTAGAGCTCTGGCCAAAG GTGGATGATGAAAGAAGACAGAAGGGATCGACAAATGACATGCTATTCAAGATTCCTCTTCTAATCAGTTATATCAGTTCCATCATGACATTAATGGAGGGTGATGTGATACTAACAG GCACTCCTGAGGGTGTAGGTCCTGTTAGAGTAGGCCAGAAGATCAAAGCTGGTATAACTGATCTCATTGATGTGGAATTTGATGTTCAGATGCGCAATTGGTCATTTTCTGGAGATGCAATTAGCAATGAGTAA